A genomic segment from Ptychodera flava strain L36383 chromosome 19, AS_Pfla_20210202, whole genome shotgun sequence encodes:
- the LOC139118725 gene encoding uncharacterized protein — protein sequence MTNTCSWRPDSTLCYPGTCPGAPSTCVCAEGFSGPDCLRIDTSPTIDQCTGTLTRSGVGYLPSTLDCSTGAPQYCPIKAESVVVDWVTSFVPDLSNIETPAYVNDTALGIVDAELQWTLQRGHKTIDSGSSTCVAFEDLNIDVFDVPLDEAQTRNCEHTITITAEINHNDLMEIIVGATNGGFIRLNNFDVEGAVTLESPKEYEVLAENIRKDDSISGYILPDKQEEKIKSFADDTTLYLRNLKSITQSLKMFNKYEKATGAKLNKKKSKGLWTGSFKNRTDSVEGIDFSNKVLQILGVGFGNSNTSRENWKTVMEKFTNCLKIWNTRNLSFKGRAIVANMLAASKLWYLASFDHVPKEIINEANSKLWKFIWRGKREVIKRGIFIQRYDDCGKKVVDIEEKINFHKNKPVKTLVIPSASTGAPTSRRLSIYPQGTFYLNILV from the exons ATGACGAAT ACTTGCTCCTGGCGACCTGACAGCACGCTCTGTTATCCTGGCACCTGTCCAGGTGCTCCGAGTACGTGCGTCTGCGCAGAGGGCTTCAGTGGCCCAGACTGCCTGAGAA ttgATACAAGCCCAACCATCGACCAATGCACAGGTACTTTAACCAGATCAGGTGTCGGCTATTTGCCGAGCACACTTGACTGCAGTACTGGCGCGCCGCAGTACTGTCCTATTAAAGCCGAGAGCGTGGTTGTTGATTGGGTAACGAGCTTCGTGCCCGATTTAAGCAACATTGAAACACCAGCTTACGTGAACGATACTGCCTTGGGTATTGTTGATGCTGAACTGCAGTGGACTCTGCAGAGAG GGCATAAAACTATTGACAGTGGGTCCAGTACCTGTGTGGCATTCGAAGATCTAAACATAGACGTTTTTGATGTTCCTCTCGATGAAGCACAAACGAGAAACTGTGAACATACCATAACCATCACCGCAGAAATCAACCACAATGATTT AATGGAGATCATCGTCGGAGCAACAAACGGCGGATTTATCAGGTTAAACAACTTTGACGTTGAGGGCGCAGTCACGTTAGAATCCCCTAAAGAGTACGAAGTGCTAGCCGAAAATATTCGTAAAGATGACAGCATATCAGGATATATACTACCAGACAAACAAGAGGAAAAAATTAAgagttttgcagatgatacgactctttacttgagaaatttgaaaagcattactcagtcattgaaaatgttcaacaaatatgaaaaagcaacaggtgcaaagctgaacaaaaagaaatccaaaggtttatggactgggagttttaaaaaccgcactgattcagtggaagggatcgatttttcaaacaaggttTTACAGATCTTGGGAGTTGGGTTTGGAAACAGTAACACATCTAGGGAGAACTGGAAAacagtgatggaaaaatttacgaattgcCTTAAGATCTGGAATACTAGAAATCTGTCGTTTAAAGGCAGAGCAATAGTAGctaatatgctggctgcatcaaaattatggtacctggcatcatttgatcacgtacctaaggaaattattaatgaagcaaatagtaaattatggaaatttatttggagaggtaaacgagaagttataaaaaggggtattttcattcaaagatatgatgactgtggcaaaaaagttgtcgacattgaagaaaaaatcaattttcacaaaaataagccggtgaaaactttagtCATTCCATCAGCTTCAACAGGAGCCCCAACAAGTCGTAGACTGTCTATATatccccaaggcacattctatcTCAACATTTTGGTATAG